The following coding sequences are from one Paenibacillus sp. JDR-2 window:
- a CDS encoding ABC transporter ATP-binding protein — MIRLATSNLDIAYDDRLIVQNLNIAIPQGKITALVGSNGSGKSTILKTMARLMHPSGGSVLLDGRSIHKQSTKEVAKQLAILPQNPTAPDGLTVAELVSYGRFPYQKGFGSLTKEDRGIIQWAIDATGMAEFTDRPVDQLSGGQRQRAWIAMALAQETDILFLDEPTTFLDMAHQLEVLHLLQKLNEMNNRTVVMVVHDLNHASRYAHHMVAIKKGTVVGEGTPAEVMTPDILREVFNIEADIVPDPRTGVPLCLPYALAGESAADKAMADTKPERILTAAGA; from the coding sequence ATGATTCGTCTTGCGACTTCGAATCTGGACATTGCTTATGATGATCGACTCATCGTTCAAAATTTAAATATTGCTATCCCTCAAGGTAAAATTACAGCCCTTGTCGGTTCTAACGGATCGGGTAAATCAACCATCCTGAAGACGATGGCACGGTTAATGCATCCATCTGGAGGCAGCGTTCTCTTGGACGGAAGATCGATTCACAAGCAGTCTACTAAAGAAGTGGCGAAGCAGCTTGCGATTTTGCCGCAGAATCCGACAGCTCCGGACGGCCTCACTGTTGCTGAGCTCGTATCGTATGGCCGCTTTCCTTATCAGAAGGGCTTTGGGTCTTTGACAAAGGAAGACCGCGGTATTATCCAATGGGCCATTGATGCGACAGGCATGGCAGAATTCACCGATCGCCCGGTTGATCAACTGTCTGGCGGTCAGCGCCAGCGCGCATGGATCGCAATGGCGCTTGCGCAAGAGACGGACATTTTATTCCTTGACGAACCAACGACCTTCCTTGATATGGCCCATCAGCTGGAGGTTCTCCATTTGCTGCAGAAGCTTAACGAAATGAACAACCGCACGGTTGTTATGGTTGTCCATGATTTGAACCATGCCTCGCGTTACGCGCATCACATGGTTGCTATCAAGAAGGGCACTGTCGTAGGCGAGGGAACGCCGGCTGAAGTTATGACACCGGATATTTTGCGTGAAGTATTTAATATCGAAGCAGATATCGTTCCTGATCCGCGTACAGGCGTACCGCTTTGCCTGCCTTACGCATTGGCTGGCGAATCGGCTGCTGACAAAGCAATGGCCGATACGAAACCTGAACGGATTTTGACAGCTGCAGGAGCATAA
- a CDS encoding DMT family transporter, which translates to MKTSSGYWAGVVMVITAAACYGIMSPVLKLAYEHDYTFQQITVHQVGIGAALLWILLLLRPSSWSKLAFSLKHWAALAFTGIFGLSMTTILYNQTLERLDASFSIVLLFQFMWITILLESLRNRKWPTIWQWAAIVMAMAGTVLAAGLLQNKLTDMDWVGVGCGLGSALSYSLFLFLAGGVAPGYDPVFKSALMMSCGFIVILVLYGSKAFEGGVDQQWGLLGWGLALGLLGQVMPTVFFNAGIPRVGSGLASMLGATELPVAVVSAWLILGEPITLIGTAGILLILGGIVVAEYGARLRRQAA; encoded by the coding sequence ATGAAAACTTCATCCGGCTATTGGGCGGGCGTTGTCATGGTCATTACCGCTGCGGCATGCTACGGAATCATGTCGCCGGTGTTAAAGCTTGCATACGAACATGACTATACCTTTCAGCAAATAACGGTGCATCAGGTCGGAATAGGCGCAGCGCTTCTGTGGATTCTTCTCCTCCTTCGGCCAAGCTCATGGAGCAAGCTGGCATTCAGCTTGAAGCATTGGGCGGCCTTAGCGTTTACCGGTATTTTTGGTCTGAGTATGACAACCATATTATATAATCAAACCCTGGAGAGACTGGATGCTTCCTTCTCAATTGTCTTGCTTTTTCAGTTCATGTGGATTACGATTTTGCTAGAAAGTTTGCGGAACCGGAAATGGCCAACAATATGGCAGTGGGCAGCCATTGTTATGGCTATGGCAGGAACGGTGCTGGCTGCCGGGCTGCTTCAGAATAAACTTACGGATATGGATTGGGTTGGTGTTGGATGCGGACTGGGTTCGGCGCTCTCATACAGTTTGTTTCTGTTTCTGGCGGGCGGGGTTGCTCCCGGTTACGATCCCGTCTTTAAATCAGCTCTTATGATGTCATGCGGATTTATTGTTATTCTGGTTTTGTACGGCTCTAAGGCATTCGAGGGTGGCGTTGACCAGCAATGGGGACTTTTGGGCTGGGGACTCGCGCTTGGTCTGCTCGGGCAGGTCATGCCGACCGTCTTCTTTAATGCGGGTATCCCCCGGGTAGGAAGCGGGCTGGCTTCCATGCTTGGAGCAACGGAGCTGCCTGTTGCCGTAGTAAGTGCATGGCTGATTCTAGGGGAACCGATAACGTTAATCGGTACAGCGGGCATATTGCTTATTCTGGGCGGTATTGTGGTGGCCGAATACGGTGCGCGCCTAAGGCGGCAAGCCGCGTGA
- a CDS encoding zf-HC2 domain-containing protein has product MNCNVAVVWMHDYLDGDLPREDAQELKNHLHSCPACLARFEQLEKTEAMMLGTLEHTVSIPDYDKSALTDRIMAQLPKPAKTKERRGVLRFIYKYPGLTAAALFVLVMLGSFTSIWEQDSKLIVSGEDLQQVVINGNTVTVPEGAHVKGNLVVENGTADVKGEVEGNVTVIDGSLNLASTGYIAGQSRTIDQALDWFWYKVTETFSGLAS; this is encoded by the coding sequence ATGAATTGCAACGTCGCGGTTGTATGGATGCATGATTATTTGGACGGCGATCTTCCGCGTGAAGATGCGCAAGAACTAAAAAATCATTTGCACTCATGTCCCGCTTGCCTGGCCCGCTTTGAACAGCTGGAGAAAACGGAAGCGATGATGCTGGGTACACTTGAGCATACCGTTTCCATTCCCGATTATGATAAATCAGCTCTGACTGACCGTATTATGGCGCAGCTGCCAAAACCGGCAAAAACAAAAGAGCGTCGCGGCGTGCTCCGGTTCATCTATAAGTATCCGGGTCTTACGGCTGCCGCGTTGTTCGTGCTTGTCATGCTTGGCAGCTTCACTTCGATATGGGAACAGGATTCTAAGCTGATTGTATCCGGAGAAGATCTGCAGCAGGTTGTTATTAACGGAAACACGGTTACGGTACCGGAAGGTGCCCATGTGAAGGGGAATCTGGTTGTCGAGAATGGAACGGCTGATGTGAAAGGCGAAGTGGAAGGCAATGTAACGGTCATCGACGGCAGCCTCAATCTGGCATCAACTGGGTACATTGCAGGACAAAGCCGGACCATTGATCAGGCGCTAGACTGGTTCTGGTACAAAGTGACGGAAACGTTCAGCGGATTGGCTTCTTAG
- a CDS encoding S1C family serine protease has translation MNHNEFENNQVNGNDTNNTEPTAEHKPYTYTYGPSRSATNLREAYENQLQLMGTDGSDGGYGSGGRKKGKKSQAKSMVAAFLVGAVVISGFMYASDKTNLFTGNQQPTAATTLASNTAQQSAGVTTASVSVDASIADVYKAASPAVVKIENYTEPVQSTGRGFGGRGGGWQGFSQTPQSQSGSGQSDSTDSSNLQLAGTGTGFFFESSGYILTNDHVVEGAAQVKVQVEGYDEPFVAEVVGENADQDLAVLKITGSKAFPTLAIGDSDQTAIGDWVIAIGNPYGFDHTMTVGVLSAKERPITISEDDGTEHQYEHLLQTDASINPGNSGGPLLNAKGEVIGINTAVNAEAQGIGFAIPTSTIQETLKQLLGKSA, from the coding sequence ATGAACCATAACGAATTCGAAAATAACCAAGTTAACGGAAACGATACAAATAACACGGAACCTACAGCTGAACATAAGCCATACACCTATACTTATGGACCTAGCCGGTCGGCAACAAATCTTCGTGAAGCATACGAGAATCAATTGCAGCTGATGGGGACGGACGGTTCCGATGGAGGATACGGAAGCGGCGGTAGGAAGAAAGGGAAAAAATCGCAGGCCAAATCGATGGTTGCAGCTTTCCTTGTTGGAGCGGTAGTAATAAGCGGGTTCATGTACGCATCGGATAAAACAAACCTGTTCACCGGTAATCAGCAGCCTACGGCGGCAACCACTCTGGCGAGCAATACGGCACAGCAGTCGGCAGGCGTAACAACGGCATCGGTAAGCGTTGACGCTTCTATCGCTGATGTATATAAAGCAGCATCTCCTGCCGTAGTAAAAATCGAGAATTACACGGAACCGGTTCAAAGCACCGGCAGAGGCTTCGGAGGCAGAGGCGGAGGTTGGCAAGGATTTAGCCAAACACCGCAGTCCCAAAGCGGAAGCGGCCAATCCGATTCCACGGATAGCTCGAATTTGCAGCTGGCAGGAACGGGTACGGGATTCTTTTTCGAATCCTCCGGTTATATCCTGACCAATGACCATGTTGTTGAGGGAGCCGCACAAGTGAAGGTGCAAGTAGAAGGTTATGATGAGCCGTTTGTCGCAGAGGTTGTAGGCGAGAATGCGGATCAGGATTTGGCCGTATTGAAAATTACAGGCTCTAAGGCATTCCCGACGCTGGCCATTGGCGATTCCGATCAAACCGCTATCGGGGATTGGGTTATCGCAATCGGCAATCCGTATGGATTCGACCACACGATGACCGTTGGAGTGCTCAGCGCGAAGGAACGTCCGATTACAATCAGTGAAGACGATGGCACCGAGCATCAATACGAGCATCTGCTGCAAACGGATGCTTCGATTAACCCGGGCAACTCCGGAGGACCGCTGTTGAATGCAAAAGGTGAGGTTATCGGTATTAATACAGCCGTGAATGCAGAGGCGCAAGGCATCGGATTTGCTATTCCAACCAGCACGATTCAAGAAACCCTGAAACAATTGCTTGGCAAAAGTGCGTAA
- the ppc gene encoding phosphoenolpyruvate carboxylase: MSDQVTSTLSAQHRPQANNLLRRDVRFLGNILGEVLVHQGGRELLDIVEQIRETSKALRAEFVPELFEQFKTTIASLSPEIRHQVIRAFAIYFQLVNIAEQNHRIRRKRDYERSAGESVQRGSIESAISDLKERNIDIEGVQEILSNISLELVMTAHPTEATRRAVLDIHKRIAEDVMELDNPTLTYREREILRDKLLNEVLILWQTDELRDRKPTVIDEVRNGLYYFDETLFEVLPNVYEELERNLTKYYPGESWHVPSYLRFGSWIGGDRDGNPSVTAKVTWETLTLNRQLAIKKYEEKLHELVSILSFSTNLVEVSEELINSIKKDREHVELKCIDLWRNAKEPYRIKLGFMLEKLANTRDESLKGSAMRYNSAGELLEDLYIIDRSLRGHFADYVADTHIGKLVRQVELFGFHMLTLDIRQHSQEHENAMAEILAKMNIVSNYGSLSEEEKIELLSNLLEDPRPLTSSHLDYSASTRECLDVYHTVYRAQQEFGPECISTYLISMTQGASDMLEVMVFAKEVGLFRKEADGSVRCTLQSVPLFETIDDLHAAPGIMKLLFELPIYRQAVAARGDLHEIMLGYSDSNKDGGAVTANWELRVALNDITATAGEHGVKLKFFHGRGGALGRGGMPLNRSILAQPPHTVGGGIKITEQGEVLSSRYSMQGIAYRSLEQATWALVTAARLAKYPQAQDDAVLKEWEEISRSISETALNKYQDLIFRDPDFLTYFKESTPLPEVGELNIGSRPSKRKNSDRFEDLRAIPWVFAWTQSRYLLPAWYAAGTALKQYTGDDAQRLETLKTMYEKFPFFRSLIDNLQMALAKADLTIAKEYADMIADSTIRDRIFTQIENEYTLTSDMILSITGQDEILDNVPVIQESIRLRNPYVDPLSYMQVQLLTELRELRAKEEDDPELLREVLLTINGIAAGLRNTG; encoded by the coding sequence ATGTCGGACCAAGTAACATCGACTTTATCGGCACAACATCGGCCGCAGGCTAACAATTTGCTGCGCAGAGACGTCCGTTTCCTAGGCAACATACTTGGGGAAGTGCTCGTCCATCAAGGCGGCCGCGAACTGCTGGATATCGTCGAGCAAATTCGTGAAACAAGTAAAGCGTTACGCGCTGAATTTGTACCTGAGCTTTTTGAACAGTTTAAGACGACAATTGCATCATTAAGTCCCGAAATTCGCCATCAGGTGATCCGTGCATTCGCGATCTATTTCCAATTGGTCAACATTGCAGAGCAGAACCACCGTATTCGCCGTAAACGCGACTACGAGCGTTCCGCAGGGGAAAGTGTACAACGAGGTTCCATTGAGAGCGCGATTTCCGATCTGAAAGAGCGCAACATCGATATTGAAGGTGTTCAAGAGATCTTGAGCAACATTTCACTCGAGCTCGTGATGACTGCGCATCCGACGGAAGCGACGCGTCGTGCCGTGCTTGATATTCATAAGCGGATTGCCGAAGACGTAATGGAGCTTGATAATCCGACTCTGACATACCGCGAACGCGAAATCCTTCGGGACAAGCTGCTGAACGAAGTTCTTATTCTGTGGCAGACCGATGAACTGCGCGACCGTAAGCCAACTGTTATCGACGAAGTGCGCAACGGGTTGTATTACTTCGACGAAACCCTGTTTGAGGTGCTTCCTAACGTATACGAAGAACTGGAACGCAATCTTACAAAATATTATCCGGGCGAGTCCTGGCATGTACCAAGCTACCTGCGCTTTGGCTCATGGATCGGCGGAGACCGCGACGGCAACCCGTCCGTAACCGCTAAGGTAACATGGGAGACGCTGACGCTTAACCGCCAGCTGGCTATTAAGAAATACGAAGAGAAACTGCATGAACTTGTCAGCATTCTGAGCTTCAGCACGAACCTTGTTGAGGTATCCGAAGAGCTGATTAACTCGATTAAGAAAGACCGCGAGCATGTTGAGCTCAAATGCATCGACCTGTGGCGTAATGCGAAGGAACCTTACCGCATTAAGCTGGGCTTTATGCTGGAGAAGCTGGCTAATACGCGCGACGAGTCGCTTAAAGGCTCTGCAATGCGTTATAACAGCGCAGGCGAGCTGCTTGAGGATCTTTACATTATCGACCGCAGCTTGCGCGGACATTTTGCCGATTATGTAGCGGATACGCACATTGGCAAGCTTGTACGCCAAGTGGAGCTGTTTGGCTTCCATATGCTTACGCTTGATATCCGTCAACACAGCCAAGAGCATGAGAATGCGATGGCTGAAATTTTGGCGAAGATGAATATCGTTTCGAACTACGGCTCCTTGTCGGAAGAAGAAAAGATTGAATTGCTCAGCAATTTGCTGGAGGACCCTCGTCCGCTTACTTCTTCCCATCTCGATTACTCGGCATCGACCCGCGAGTGCCTGGACGTGTATCACACGGTCTACAGAGCACAGCAAGAGTTTGGTCCGGAATGTATTTCGACTTATCTGATAAGTATGACACAAGGCGCCAGCGACATGCTGGAGGTTATGGTATTCGCGAAAGAGGTTGGCCTGTTCCGTAAGGAAGCAGACGGCAGCGTTCGTTGCACTCTGCAATCCGTGCCGCTTTTCGAGACGATTGACGACCTCCACGCAGCACCCGGCATCATGAAGCTGCTCTTCGAGCTTCCAATCTATCGTCAAGCCGTAGCGGCAAGAGGCGACCTGCATGAAATCATGCTGGGTTACTCCGATAGCAATAAAGACGGTGGCGCGGTAACCGCGAACTGGGAGCTGCGCGTAGCGCTTAATGATATTACGGCAACTGCCGGCGAACACGGCGTTAAGCTGAAGTTCTTCCATGGCCGCGGCGGTGCGCTTGGCCGTGGCGGTATGCCGCTTAACCGCAGTATCCTGGCTCAACCGCCTCATACGGTTGGCGGCGGTATTAAAATTACCGAGCAAGGTGAAGTATTGTCCTCGCGTTATTCGATGCAGGGCATTGCTTACCGCAGCTTGGAGCAGGCAACATGGGCGCTCGTTACGGCTGCCCGTCTTGCGAAATACCCGCAGGCACAAGATGATGCCGTGCTGAAAGAGTGGGAAGAGATTTCCCGTTCGATCTCGGAAACAGCACTGAACAAATATCAGGATCTGATCTTCCGCGATCCGGACTTCCTGACTTACTTCAAAGAGTCGACTCCGCTTCCCGAGGTTGGCGAGCTGAATATCGGTTCCCGTCCATCGAAACGGAAAAACAGTGACCGCTTTGAAGACCTCCGTGCAATTCCTTGGGTATTTGCATGGACGCAGAGCCGTTATCTGCTGCCGGCATGGTATGCGGCAGGTACTGCCTTGAAGCAATATACCGGCGATGATGCACAACGTCTTGAAACATTAAAGACGATGTACGAGAAATTCCCGTTCTTCCGTTCGCTTATCGACAATCTGCAAATGGCACTTGCTAAAGCAGATTTGACGATTGCGAAGGAGTATGCGGATATGATCGCCGACAGCACGATTCGTGACCGTATCTTCACGCAGATCGAGAACGAATATACACTGACTTCGGATATGATCTTGAGCATCACCGGGCAAGACGAGATTCTGGACAACGTACCTGTTATTCAGGAATCGATTCGTCTCCGCAATCCTTACGTGGATCCGCTCAGCTACATGCAAGTTCAGCTTCTGACAGAGCTGAGAGAACTGCGTGCGAAGGAAGAAGATGATCCTGAGCTGCTCCGCGAAGTACTTCTTACTATTAACGGAATTGCCGCTGGTCTGAGAAACACGGGCTAA
- the nfsA gene encoding oxygen-insensitive NADPH nitroreductase, with protein sequence MNEMIALLKQHRSIRKFTKDPVTEQQLDAILTAAQQASTSSNMQAYSVIGITDKELRSELAKLAGNQAYIEESPVFLVWCADLYRWEQAAKRHYEDVMPSTTENFIIGTVDAALAAQNAAVAAESLGLGIVYIGGIRNQPEKVSGLLQLPQHVYPVFGMCIGVPDQSPLDRPRLPRQAVYFENTYKQGAIDSAIDTYDETLSTYMTARSNGKASTTWSQAMAGKAGPIRIHMRSYLEKQGFKLE encoded by the coding sequence ATGAATGAAATGATAGCATTATTGAAGCAACACCGATCTATTCGCAAATTTACTAAGGATCCGGTCACGGAACAGCAGCTTGACGCCATATTAACTGCAGCGCAGCAAGCATCTACTTCAAGCAATATGCAAGCCTATTCCGTTATTGGGATTACAGACAAGGAGCTGCGCAGCGAACTGGCTAAGCTTGCAGGTAACCAGGCTTATATAGAGGAAAGCCCTGTATTCCTTGTCTGGTGCGCGGATCTGTACCGCTGGGAGCAAGCAGCTAAACGGCATTATGAAGATGTGATGCCAAGCACAACGGAGAACTTTATTATCGGCACGGTGGATGCGGCATTAGCGGCACAGAATGCAGCTGTCGCAGCCGAATCTCTTGGGCTTGGTATTGTATACATCGGAGGGATCCGAAATCAGCCGGAGAAGGTGTCTGGGCTTCTGCAGCTCCCGCAGCATGTGTACCCGGTGTTTGGGATGTGCATTGGCGTGCCGGATCAATCCCCGCTTGACCGGCCGCGTCTCCCGCGCCAGGCGGTCTATTTCGAGAATACTTACAAGCAGGGCGCCATAGACTCTGCTATTGATACTTACGATGAGACGTTAAGTACTTATATGACGGCAAGATCGAACGGGAAGGCCAGTACAACATGGTCACAGGCGATGGCCGGCAAGGCGGGACCGATACGCATTCATATGCGCTCTTATTTAGAAAAGCAAGGATTCAAGCTCGAGTAA
- the cdaA gene encoding diadenylate cyclase CdaA, protein MNYFNDLTWNGWIKDIIDIGIVSYIIYKLILLVRGTRAVQLLKGILVLVGTWAISTWFNLYTLKWLMNQMFTFGVLAVFIIFQPELRRALEQLGRGKLFARTSTLERDIIAEQVESVMKAVQHMAQRTIGALIVFERNTGVSELIESGIQMESRITSELLINIFTPNTPLHDGAVIIRGNQIMAAGCYLPLSENPFISKELGTRHRAAIGVSEVSDAIAVIVSEETGQVSLAINGMIVRDIKEESLISKLFEELTPKQTSGKERATVSSFSFSSFWKRKGGRDG, encoded by the coding sequence ATGAATTACTTCAATGATTTGACTTGGAATGGCTGGATAAAGGACATTATTGATATCGGCATCGTCAGTTATATTATCTATAAATTGATTTTGCTGGTGAGAGGCACAAGAGCAGTCCAGCTTTTGAAAGGGATTCTAGTCCTGGTTGGTACCTGGGCGATAAGTACCTGGTTTAATCTCTATACGCTGAAATGGCTGATGAACCAGATGTTTACTTTTGGCGTCCTGGCGGTATTTATTATTTTCCAGCCGGAGCTTCGGCGCGCGCTTGAGCAATTGGGACGCGGGAAGCTGTTCGCCCGTACGTCTACGTTGGAGCGGGATATTATAGCCGAACAGGTCGAGAGCGTTATGAAGGCTGTTCAGCATATGGCTCAGCGGACCATCGGGGCATTAATTGTTTTTGAACGAAACACGGGAGTCAGCGAGCTGATTGAATCCGGGATCCAGATGGAATCGCGGATAACGTCAGAGCTGCTCATAAATATTTTTACGCCAAATACGCCACTGCACGACGGGGCGGTTATTATCCGGGGCAATCAGATTATGGCCGCGGGCTGCTATTTGCCGCTCTCGGAAAATCCGTTTATCAGCAAAGAGCTGGGGACGCGCCATCGGGCAGCTATCGGGGTAAGCGAGGTGAGTGACGCCATCGCGGTTATCGTGTCGGAAGAGACGGGACAAGTCTCCCTTGCGATTAACGGAATGATTGTCCGCGATATTAAGGAAGAATCGCTTATTTCCAAGCTGTTTGAAGAGCTGACGCCGAAACAGACGAGCGGCAAGGAGCGGGCAACCGTATCCTCGTTCTCTTTCTCCTCGTTCTGGAAGCGGAAAGGAGGCCGCGATGGATAA
- the sigW gene encoding RNA polymerase sigma factor SigW: MNVLEARLARLALKGDQRAFAELVGLYQDKLFHMAYRMLYNRQEAEDVVQETFLRVYKNLERYDESLKFSTWIYRIATNLCIDRLRKRKPSYSLDAESTDHEGLDGYSMIPSDDRTPESELLLSETQRIIHESIESLPPKYKTIMMLRYIQEMSLQEIGDVLDMPVTTIKTRVHRGREFLRKKLEHKL; the protein is encoded by the coding sequence GTGAATGTATTGGAAGCCCGTCTCGCCAGATTAGCGTTGAAAGGCGACCAGCGGGCATTTGCTGAGCTTGTAGGGCTGTATCAGGACAAGCTGTTCCATATGGCCTACCGAATGTTATATAACCGCCAGGAGGCGGAAGACGTCGTTCAGGAAACGTTCCTGCGCGTCTATAAAAATCTGGAACGATACGACGAGTCGCTCAAATTCTCAACGTGGATTTACCGAATTGCGACGAATCTTTGTATCGACCGGCTGAGGAAACGAAAGCCCTCTTATTCACTGGATGCGGAATCCACGGATCATGAAGGTCTGGATGGCTATTCCATGATCCCAAGCGATGACCGTACGCCGGAATCCGAGCTTCTGCTGTCGGAGACTCAGCGCATTATTCATGAATCGATCGAATCGCTTCCTCCGAAGTACAAGACGATTATGATGCTTCGCTATATTCAGGAGATGTCTCTGCAGGAGATTGGCGATGTGCTGGATATGCCGGTTACGACAATCAAGACGCGTGTCCACCGCGGCAGGGAGTTTTTGCGGAAAAAACTGGAGCACAAGCTATAG